Proteins from a genomic interval of Rattus norvegicus strain BN/NHsdMcwi chromosome 2, GRCr8, whole genome shotgun sequence:
- the Rps23 gene encoding small ribosomal subunit protein uS12, with product MGKCRGLRTARKLRSHRRDQKWHDKQYKKAHLGTALKANPFGGASHAKGIVLEKVGVEAKQPNSAIRKCVRVQLIKNGKKITAFVPNDGCLNFIEENDEVLVAGFGRKGHAVGDIPGVRFKVVKVANVSLLALYKGKKERPRS from the exons ATGG GTAAGTGTCGTGGTCTCCGTACTGCCCGGAAGCTCCGCAGTCACCGACGGGACCAGAAGTGGCATGATAAACAGTACAAGAAAGCCCACTTGGGCACAGCCCTGAAGGCCAATCCGTTTGGGGGTGCCTCTCACGCAAAGGGAATTGTGCTGGAAAAAGT AGGGGTTGAAGCCAAACAGCCAAATTCTGCCATCCGGAAGTGTGTCAGGGTGCAGCTCATTAAGAACGGCAAGAAGATCACAGCGTTCGTGCCCAATGACGGTTGCTTGAACTTCATTGAG gaaAATGATGAAGTTCTGGTTGCTGGATTTGGTCGCAAAGGCCATGCCGTGGGTGATATTCCTGGAGTCCGCTTTAAGGTGGTTAAAGTAGCCAATGTGTCTCTTTTGGCTCTGTACAAAGGCAAGAAGGAAAGACCAAGATCATAA